A genome region from Arachis duranensis cultivar V14167 chromosome 6, aradu.V14167.gnm2.J7QH, whole genome shotgun sequence includes the following:
- the LOC107493290 gene encoding zinc finger protein ZAT11 — protein MSQMKREIDQIDLANCLMLLSNNPIIRKKRSLNNNGEVEFECKTCNRKFPSFQALGGHRTSHNKKPKLESEPNNNNNVDTKPKMHECSICGQEFSLGQALGGHMRRHRSPNDQHQQLVSSINEIQHVVAKVPVFKRSNSLRVRCLDLNLTPLENDLKLLFGSITPNNKLHALV, from the coding sequence ATGAGTCAGATGAAGAGAGAAATAGATCAAATAGACTTGGCGAATTGCCTTATGCTTCTCtctaataatccaataattagaaagaaaagaagccTCAATAACAATGGTGAAGTGGAATTCGAGTGCAAGACATGTAACCGCAAGTTCCCATCGTTTCAAGCACTTGGAGGCCACAGAACAAGCCACAACAAGAAGCCAAAGCTGGAATcagaacccaacaacaacaacaacgttGATACTAAGCCGAAGATGCACGAGTGCTCCATTTGTGGCCAAGAATTCTCTCTTGGTCAGGCACTCGGAGGCCACATGAGAAGACACAGATCACCAAATGATCAACATCAACAACTTGTGTCTTCTATCAATGAGATTCAACATGTTGTTGCTAAAGTTCCGGTTTTCAAGAGATCTAATAGTCTAAGGGTTAGGTGCTTGGACTTGAACCTAACACCATTGGAGAATGATTTGAAGCTGCTCTTTGGAAGTATTACTCCTAATAATAAGCTTCATGCCTTAGTTTGA